Proteins encoded within one genomic window of Neorhizobium galegae bv. orientalis str. HAMBI 540:
- a CDS encoding polyhydroxyalkanoate depolymerase: MLYQAYQFQDDLLAPIRDMARRLQLMSSTLFFGAGSEMGRHAAAALELMSRFKISHERPEFEITSVTIGNRDVPISVETALDLPFGRLLHFVADVDTPRPRVLVVAPLSGHFATLLRGTVQTLLKDHDVYVTDWANARDVSTSAGRFGMDDYVDYIIRFLEEIGPRGHILAVCQPCVQALVAVAVMSEAKNPATPRTMTLMAGPVDTRESPTKVNELAVSKPLSWFKSELITGVPMGFPGSGRRVYPGFLQLVAFMSMNMERHVEAHRKLYRHLANGETAEADKIKHFYDEYFAVLDMTEEFYIETIDRVFQRAELASGNYTHHGRKVDPNHIRATALLTVEGGRDDICGLGQTSAAHDLCHSLRPHLRRHHLQANVGHYGVFSGRRWEKEIYPVVRNMILAME; this comes from the coding sequence ATGCTCTATCAGGCCTATCAATTCCAGGACGACCTCCTCGCCCCGATACGGGATATGGCCCGACGCCTGCAACTGATGTCTTCGACATTGTTCTTCGGCGCCGGCTCCGAAATGGGTCGGCATGCTGCCGCAGCACTGGAATTGATGTCCCGCTTCAAGATTTCTCACGAGCGGCCGGAATTCGAGATCACCTCGGTGACGATCGGCAATCGCGACGTGCCGATATCAGTCGAGACGGCGCTCGACCTGCCCTTCGGCCGGCTCCTGCATTTTGTGGCCGATGTCGATACGCCCCGTCCGCGGGTGCTGGTGGTCGCACCGCTCTCCGGCCATTTCGCGACGCTGCTGCGCGGCACCGTCCAGACGCTGCTGAAGGATCATGACGTCTACGTCACCGACTGGGCCAATGCGCGGGACGTATCCACGTCCGCCGGCCGCTTCGGCATGGACGATTATGTCGACTACATTATCCGCTTCCTGGAAGAGATTGGTCCGCGCGGACATATCCTCGCCGTCTGCCAGCCCTGCGTACAGGCGCTCGTCGCCGTTGCGGTGATGTCGGAGGCAAAGAACCCGGCAACTCCGCGCACCATGACGCTGATGGCCGGACCGGTCGACACCCGCGAGAGCCCGACCAAGGTCAACGAACTTGCGGTCTCAAAGCCGCTGTCCTGGTTCAAGAGCGAGCTGATCACCGGTGTTCCGATGGGCTTTCCCGGCAGCGGGCGGCGCGTTTATCCCGGTTTCCTGCAGCTCGTCGCCTTCATGAGCATGAACATGGAGCGGCATGTCGAGGCGCATCGCAAGCTCTACCGCCACCTCGCCAATGGCGAGACCGCCGAGGCGGACAAGATCAAGCATTTCTACGACGAATATTTCGCCGTGCTCGACATGACCGAAGAATTTTATATCGAGACCATCGATCGGGTGTTCCAGAGGGCGGAGCTGGCGAGCGGCAACTACACCCACCATGGCCGCAAGGTGGACCCGAACCATATCCGCGCCACGGCGCTGCTGACCGTCGAAGGCGGGCGCGACGATATCTGCGGGCTTGGCCAGACGTCTGCAGCCCATGACCTCTGTCATTCGCTACGCCCGCACCTGCGCCGCCATCATTTGCAGGCCAATGTCGGACACTATGGCGTCTTCAGCGGCCGCCGCTGGGAGAAGGAAATCTATCCCGTCGTCCGCAACATGATCCTCGCCATGGAATAG
- a CDS encoding GntR family transcriptional regulator: MNVLLKGKQGKPSVRDAIEQDIVTGFYSPGDRLDEAGLAARHQVSRTPVREALIQLSTMGLIRMVPNRGAFVTQLTITELVEMFEVMGELEAMCARLAARRIRPEQLKLLEEAQAACATAQQAGNSDDYYYANAEFHRVIYEASGNGFLAENAHALQRRLKPYRRLQLRVPGRVNSSLSEHDEVLAAIRDRDDARARDAMRNHVVIQGEYFSDFLALMRPVERQLIPGE, from the coding sequence ATGAACGTGCTGCTCAAAGGCAAACAGGGCAAACCGAGCGTTCGCGACGCGATCGAGCAGGATATCGTCACCGGTTTCTATTCCCCCGGCGACAGGCTCGACGAAGCGGGGCTTGCGGCCCGCCATCAGGTGTCCCGCACGCCGGTGCGCGAGGCGTTGATCCAGCTGAGCACCATGGGCCTCATCAGAATGGTGCCCAATCGCGGCGCCTTCGTCACCCAGCTGACGATCACCGAGCTTGTCGAAATGTTCGAGGTGATGGGCGAACTGGAGGCGATGTGCGCCCGGCTTGCCGCTCGCCGCATCCGCCCGGAACAGCTGAAATTGCTCGAGGAGGCGCAAGCCGCCTGCGCCACCGCCCAACAGGCCGGCAATTCGGACGATTATTATTACGCCAACGCGGAATTCCACCGGGTGATCTACGAGGCGAGCGGCAACGGCTTTCTGGCGGAAAATGCCCATGCGCTGCAGCGACGGCTGAAGCCCTATCGGCGCCTGCAGCTGCGGGTGCCCGGACGCGTCAACAGTTCGTTGTCCGAGCACGACGAGGTGCTTGCAGCGATCCGGGACCGAGACGACGCCCGCGCCCGCGATGCAATGCGCAACCATGTCGTCATCCAGGGCGAATATTTCAGCGACTTCCTGGCGCTGATGCGCCCGGTGGAACGCCAGCTGATCCCCGGCGAATGA
- a CDS encoding malonate--CoA ligase, translating to MAGNLYDALLGGLDREDRLLLTDETVGTMSYRAFADQCARLAGALLEAGLQPGDRVAVQAEKSVAALALYLATVRAGGIYLPLNIAYTPAEIEYFLTDAEPSIFVCDPSRFEALQPIAKAAGAKILTLDLAGKGTLTDAAAIATPITETSARGGADIAAILYTSGTTGRSKGAMLSHDNLLSNAVSLVESWRFTDKDVLIHALPIFHTHGLFVATNVVLASRASMIFQAKFDPNKIMEAMPKATVLMGVPTFYTRLLQHSGLDRDSTAHMRLFVSGSAPLLAETHEEWQARTGHAILERYGMTETNMNTSNPYDGRRVAGTVGFPLPGVQVRVTDAETGASLGTEEIGMIEVRGPNVFSGYWRMPEKTAAEFRKDGFFITGDLGKIDKDGYVHIVGRGKDLIITGGYNVYPKEVEMEIDAMPGVIESAVFGVKHPDFGEGIIAAIVLKSEAQLTEQEVIKALDGRLAGYKRPKKVAFMTELPRNTMGKVQKNILRNQFSGTFEPTAAAAK from the coding sequence ATGGCTGGTAATCTCTACGACGCGCTGCTCGGCGGGCTCGACCGGGAGGACCGGCTGCTCCTGACGGACGAAACGGTCGGTACCATGAGCTACCGCGCTTTCGCCGATCAATGCGCGCGGCTCGCCGGAGCGCTTCTCGAAGCCGGCCTGCAGCCGGGCGACCGGGTGGCCGTCCAGGCGGAAAAGTCGGTCGCAGCATTGGCGCTTTATCTTGCGACGGTCAGGGCAGGCGGCATCTACCTGCCGCTCAACATCGCCTATACGCCGGCGGAAATCGAATATTTCCTCACCGACGCCGAGCCCTCGATCTTCGTCTGCGATCCCTCGAGATTCGAAGCGCTGCAGCCGATCGCCAAGGCGGCAGGCGCGAAGATCCTGACGCTCGACCTGGCAGGCAAGGGGACGTTGACCGATGCCGCCGCCATAGCCACGCCGATAACCGAAACCTCGGCGCGGGGCGGGGCGGATATCGCCGCGATCCTCTATACGTCCGGCACGACCGGGCGTTCCAAGGGCGCCATGCTCAGCCACGACAACCTCCTGTCGAACGCGGTGTCGCTGGTGGAAAGCTGGCGTTTCACGGACAAGGACGTGCTGATCCACGCGCTGCCGATCTTCCACACCCACGGGCTTTTCGTCGCCACCAACGTCGTGCTCGCCTCGCGCGCCTCGATGATTTTCCAGGCGAAATTCGATCCGAACAAGATCATGGAGGCGATGCCGAAGGCGACCGTGCTGATGGGGGTGCCGACCTTCTACACCCGGCTGCTACAACATTCGGGGCTCGACAGGGACAGCACCGCCCATATGCGCCTCTTCGTCTCCGGCTCGGCGCCGCTTCTGGCCGAAACCCACGAGGAATGGCAGGCACGCACCGGTCACGCCATCCTCGAGCGCTACGGCATGACCGAAACCAACATGAACACCTCGAACCCCTATGACGGTCGGCGTGTCGCCGGCACGGTCGGGTTCCCGTTGCCGGGGGTCCAGGTTCGGGTCACTGACGCCGAAACAGGCGCCTCCCTCGGCACCGAGGAAATCGGCATGATCGAGGTGCGCGGCCCCAACGTGTTTTCGGGTTACTGGCGCATGCCGGAAAAGACCGCGGCGGAATTCCGCAAGGACGGCTTCTTCATCACCGGCGACCTCGGAAAGATCGACAAGGACGGTTATGTCCATATCGTCGGCCGCGGCAAGGACCTCATCATCACCGGCGGCTATAATGTATACCCGAAAGAGGTGGAGATGGAGATCGACGCCATGCCCGGCGTCATCGAAAGTGCCGTGTTCGGTGTCAAGCATCCGGATTTCGGCGAGGGCATCATTGCCGCGATCGTCCTGAAATCGGAGGCCCAACTGACCGAACAGGAGGTCATCAAGGCGCTCGACGGCCGTCTGGCGGGCTATAAACGCCCGAAAAAGGTGGCATTTATGACCGAATTGCCACGCAACACGATGGGCAAGGTGCAGAAGAATATACTCCGCAATCAGTTCTCCGGAACTTTCGAGCCCACAGCAGCGGCCGCAAAATAG
- a CDS encoding UGSC family (seleno)protein — protein MLQQGKPDSAQPLVTVHNPMGYPPKVSRKQPADRPTSLDGKVVYLVDSRFDDSVELLKEVEAWFARNMPSVDVRIRQMANTYSKDDPQLWEEIKANGHAAIIGVGHCSTCAPAVTTHAITLETKYGVPTAAIHTEKFDKVVRSVAKMGGLSQQPLVFVPQPVMGKTPEELRAYVEGTDPLSGKPVMKEIIAALTVGLSASAEDAQFERSTPRLIEPDTEDNLHATFLRNSWTDKLPIILPTDARVADMLAATSRKPDEVVGHMQPTTNRGLWEYTVEKVAVNAVMAGASPEYFPVILALAAAQVSARGSTSSSAAAMAVVNGPVRNEIGMNCGVGALGPYSHANATIGRAFGLLSQNLQGGSVVGETFMGSLGNNYTYNNLTFAENEERSPWEPLHVQKGFDAGTSTVSIFHGCRSTTFSLGLRKEYWREHVRDMLLGTDAITAPTLVLDPICARQFIDRGGFVNKQDLLDFIYETAQMPAGRYWDLQLVQNYIYPRATFGEEPMAGKLKPGKDELIHIFRPQDINVVVVGGESNGYWQIYGAHYRTTVSVDDWR, from the coding sequence ATGTTGCAACAGGGAAAACCGGACAGCGCTCAGCCGCTCGTCACCGTCCACAATCCGATGGGCTATCCGCCCAAGGTCAGCCGCAAGCAGCCGGCCGACCGCCCGACAAGCCTCGACGGCAAGGTCGTCTATCTGGTCGACAGCCGCTTTGACGATTCCGTCGAGCTCCTGAAGGAGGTCGAGGCCTGGTTTGCACGCAACATGCCCTCCGTGGACGTGCGGATTCGCCAGATGGCGAACACCTATTCCAAGGACGACCCGCAGCTCTGGGAAGAGATCAAGGCGAACGGCCATGCCGCGATTATCGGCGTCGGCCATTGCAGCACCTGCGCACCGGCCGTCACCACCCATGCGATCACGCTGGAAACCAAATACGGCGTACCGACCGCAGCCATTCATACCGAAAAATTCGACAAGGTCGTCCGCTCCGTCGCCAAGATGGGCGGGCTTTCGCAGCAGCCGCTGGTCTTCGTGCCGCAGCCGGTAATGGGCAAGACGCCGGAAGAGCTGCGCGCCTATGTGGAAGGCACGGATCCGCTCAGCGGAAAACCGGTGATGAAGGAAATCATCGCGGCTTTGACCGTTGGCCTTTCGGCGAGCGCCGAGGATGCGCAGTTCGAGCGCAGCACGCCGCGCCTCATTGAACCGGACACGGAAGACAATCTCCACGCCACGTTCCTGCGCAACAGCTGGACCGACAAGCTGCCGATCATCCTGCCGACCGACGCCCGCGTCGCCGACATGCTGGCGGCGACCTCCCGCAAGCCGGACGAGGTCGTCGGCCATATGCAGCCGACCACCAATCGCGGCCTGTGGGAATACACGGTCGAGAAGGTCGCCGTGAACGCCGTCATGGCCGGCGCGTCGCCCGAGTATTTTCCGGTCATCCTGGCATTGGCGGCGGCTCAGGTCTCCGCGCGTGGATCGACCTCTTCTTCGGCAGCGGCTATGGCCGTCGTCAACGGACCTGTTCGCAACGAGATCGGCATGAACTGCGGCGTTGGCGCGCTCGGCCCCTACAGCCATGCCAATGCCACGATCGGTCGCGCCTTCGGGCTCCTGTCGCAGAACCTGCAGGGCGGCTCGGTTGTCGGCGAAACCTTCATGGGCTCGCTCGGCAACAATTATACCTACAACAACCTCACCTTCGCGGAAAACGAGGAGCGCAGTCCGTGGGAGCCGCTGCATGTGCAGAAGGGTTTCGACGCCGGGACGAGCACCGTCAGCATTTTTCACGGCTGCCGTTCCACGACCTTCAGCCTTGGCCTGCGCAAGGAATATTGGCGCGAGCACGTGCGCGACATGCTGCTCGGCACCGATGCGATCACCGCGCCGACGTTGGTGCTCGACCCGATCTGCGCCAGGCAGTTCATCGATCGCGGCGGGTTCGTGAACAAGCAGGATCTGCTCGACTTCATCTATGAGACGGCGCAGATGCCGGCCGGCCGTTACTGGGATCTGCAGCTCGTCCAGAACTACATCTATCCGCGCGCAACCTTCGGCGAGGAACCGATGGCGGGCAAGCTGAAGCCCGGCAAGGACGAACTTATCCATATCTTCCGCCCGCAGGATATCAATGTCGTGGTCGTCGGCGGCGAGTCCAACGGCTACTGGCAGATCTACGGCGCGCATTACCGCACGACCGTTTCCGTCGACGATTGGCGCTGA
- a CDS encoding ABC transporter substrate-binding protein: MKHAITYVAGLVPAFLLAAGLAGAAEMTAGEKQLYDAAKKEGSVTWYVSQTTTEFADGMCGLFKAKYAGVGCNVVRASGQVIFQRLVQELQAKAVQGDLMSTNDDGQMLQLKEQGALAQFAPENLKDMVPELRALADKENYWITSGVSPLVIAYNTKLVTEAEAPKNWTDLADPKWKGQVAIGHPSFSGSVGLWTILMNDLYGWDFFTKIEKNKPQIGRSVADGHNLVASGERKVALAPLPLILSDSILKKVPIGVIYPTDGALLPPSATAIMKDAPHPNAARLFENFLLGPEIAEYFAKDYRYPLRAGVPLAEGMRPLNSYKTKSIATADGIKKLPEVQEKFRDTFGI, from the coding sequence ATGAAGCATGCCATTACCTATGTGGCCGGCCTGGTTCCGGCATTCTTGCTGGCAGCCGGTCTTGCCGGCGCGGCTGAAATGACGGCCGGCGAAAAGCAGCTTTACGACGCCGCCAAAAAGGAAGGTTCGGTCACTTGGTACGTCTCGCAGACGACCACCGAGTTCGCCGACGGCATGTGCGGCCTGTTCAAGGCGAAATATGCCGGCGTCGGCTGCAACGTCGTGCGTGCCTCCGGCCAGGTCATCTTCCAGCGCCTCGTGCAGGAACTGCAGGCAAAAGCGGTGCAGGGCGACCTGATGTCGACCAATGACGACGGCCAGATGCTGCAGCTGAAAGAACAAGGCGCGCTTGCCCAGTTCGCCCCGGAAAACCTCAAGGACATGGTGCCGGAGCTTCGGGCGCTCGCCGACAAGGAGAACTACTGGATTACATCCGGCGTCTCGCCTCTCGTCATCGCCTACAACACCAAGCTGGTGACCGAGGCGGAAGCCCCGAAGAACTGGACCGATCTTGCCGATCCGAAATGGAAGGGCCAGGTGGCCATCGGCCATCCGAGCTTCTCCGGCAGTGTTGGGCTATGGACCATCCTGATGAACGACCTCTACGGCTGGGATTTCTTCACCAAGATCGAGAAGAACAAGCCACAGATCGGCCGCTCGGTGGCCGATGGGCATAACCTTGTCGCCTCGGGCGAGCGCAAGGTGGCACTGGCGCCGCTGCCGCTGATCCTGTCGGACTCGATCCTCAAGAAGGTGCCGATCGGCGTCATCTACCCGACCGACGGCGCACTGCTGCCGCCCTCGGCAACAGCGATCATGAAGGATGCGCCGCATCCGAATGCCGCACGTTTGTTCGAGAACTTCCTGCTCGGACCGGAAATCGCAGAATACTTCGCCAAGGACTACCGCTACCCGCTTCGGGCCGGCGTGCCGCTTGCCGAAGGCATGCGTCCGCTCAACAGCTATAAGACGAAGTCGATCGCGACGGCCGACGGCATCAAGAAGCTGCC
- the kynA gene encoding tryptophan 2,3-dioxygenase, which produces MSSKPYDPGEDGAEMSFREKMSYSDYLHLEKVLDAQEPISAAHDELLFIIQHQTSELWMKLAIHEITSAIEAIRNDDPQPAFKMLTRVARIFEQLNNAWDVLRTMTPSEYTEFRASLGQSSGFQSYQYRAIEFLAGNRNVAMLGPHAHRPDIIEKLEGILAHPSLYDEALMLLSRRGFDIGEDAARTDWRTKRPENEQVLEAWKQVYSAPGTYWELYELAEKLVDFEDYFRRWRFNHVTTVERVIGFKRGTGGTSGTSYLKKMLEVELFPELWRVRTVL; this is translated from the coding sequence ATGAGCTCGAAACCTTACGATCCCGGCGAAGACGGCGCGGAAATGTCTTTTCGCGAGAAGATGTCCTATTCCGACTACCTGCATCTCGAAAAGGTGCTCGACGCGCAGGAGCCGATCTCGGCGGCGCATGACGAACTGCTGTTCATCATCCAGCACCAGACGTCCGAATTGTGGATGAAGCTTGCGATCCACGAGATCACCTCGGCGATCGAAGCCATCCGCAACGATGATCCGCAACCGGCCTTCAAGATGCTCACCCGCGTCGCCCGGATTTTCGAGCAACTCAACAATGCCTGGGACGTGTTGCGCACCATGACGCCCAGCGAATATACGGAATTCCGCGCCTCGCTCGGCCAGTCTTCCGGCTTCCAGTCCTATCAGTATCGGGCGATCGAGTTCCTTGCCGGCAATCGCAACGTGGCGATGCTCGGGCCGCATGCGCATCGGCCCGATATCATCGAGAAGCTGGAGGGCATCCTTGCCCACCCGAGCCTTTACGACGAGGCGCTGATGCTGCTTTCTCGGCGCGGCTTCGATATCGGCGAGGACGCAGCAAGAACCGACTGGCGCACAAAACGACCTGAGAACGAGCAGGTGCTGGAGGCCTGGAAACAGGTCTACAGTGCGCCCGGCACCTATTGGGAGCTTTACGAACTCGCCGAAAAGCTGGTCGACTTCGAGGACTATTTCCGCCGCTGGCGATTCAACCATGTTACCACGGTGGAACGGGTGATCGGCTTCAAGCGTGGCACGGGCGGCACGTCGGGAACGTCGTATCTGAAGAAGATGCTGGAGGTCGAACTGTTTCCCGAACTCTGGCGGGTGCGTACCGTTCTGTAA
- a CDS encoding NAD(P)/FAD-dependent oxidoreductase yields MSANDHDIAVIGAGVAGLNAAIAAARHGARTMIIDMLGAGGQVINVDRIDNFPGPAEGMSGFELGPMLQMQADEAGVEFALDTIETISKTDTGFRIAGSDLDLTAGAVIIAAGSAKRTLGIPGEAEFEGRGVSHCASCDGPLMRGKDVCILGGGDSALDEALALVPHAARITVIHRGLRLRASAALQAKAREASNIEVRLNTVATAIRGEGGVSAITVRDLSTGAESDLPCHGVFVYVGLEPNTSFLNDTVTLAADGRIVVDLDMQTSVPGIFAAGDIRARSVAHLAASAGDGVTAAISAVRHLAQRQGNTQQAGPRDIAAASAG; encoded by the coding sequence ATGAGCGCGAACGACCACGATATCGCCGTGATCGGCGCCGGCGTGGCGGGGCTCAATGCAGCCATCGCTGCTGCCCGCCACGGTGCCCGCACGATGATCATCGACATGCTCGGTGCCGGCGGCCAGGTGATCAATGTCGACCGCATCGACAATTTCCCGGGGCCAGCCGAGGGCATGTCCGGTTTCGAACTCGGCCCGATGCTGCAGATGCAGGCGGACGAGGCCGGCGTCGAATTCGCGCTCGATACGATCGAGACCATCTCGAAGACGGATACCGGCTTCCGCATCGCGGGTAGCGATCTCGATCTGACGGCAGGCGCAGTGATCATAGCGGCCGGCTCGGCCAAGCGCACGCTCGGCATTCCGGGCGAGGCGGAATTCGAAGGGCGCGGCGTTTCCCATTGCGCTTCCTGCGACGGACCATTGATGCGCGGCAAGGACGTGTGCATCCTCGGCGGCGGGGATTCCGCACTCGACGAAGCGCTGGCGCTGGTCCCTCATGCTGCCCGCATCACGGTCATCCACCGCGGTTTGCGCCTCCGTGCCAGCGCCGCATTGCAGGCGAAAGCACGGGAAGCCTCCAACATCGAAGTCAGACTGAACACGGTGGCGACCGCGATCCGCGGCGAAGGCGGCGTCAGCGCCATAACCGTCCGCGATCTTTCGACGGGCGCAGAGAGCGATCTCCCCTGCCATGGCGTCTTCGTTTATGTCGGACTTGAGCCCAATACGTCTTTCCTCAACGACACGGTAACGCTCGCGGCCGATGGCCGGATCGTTGTCGATCTCGACATGCAGACATCTGTGCCGGGCATTTTCGCGGCCGGCGACATCCGAGCCCGCTCGGTCGCGCATCTGGCGGCCTCGGCAGGCGACGGCGTGACGGCAGCAATTTCCGCGGTGCGCCATCTGGCACAGCGTCAGGGTAATACCCAACAGGCAGGACCGCGTGATATCGCGGCCGCATCGGCAGGATAG
- a CDS encoding malonyl-CoA decarboxylase, with protein sequence MSSRDPVFGWWDAPPFIGELIQSLSGRGRALFGLSSPPVQNRDLTGLAEMILSRRGEVSGAILAEAFLEAYRQASAPERDAFMRALLDRFGPDRTVLDAAAAAYNTEPSAENIARLHEAAEPRRQELFRRINFAKRGTATLVEMREHLMDMLAKEPALQPVDLDFCHLFSSWFNRGFLMLRSIDWTTPANILEALIRYEAVHDIDGWDDLRRRLAPADRRCFGFFHPQLEDEPLIFVEVALTDHLPASVDALLARDRQPLEVQQATTAVFYSISNCQRGLAGISLGNFLIKQVVNDLKRDLPRLENFVTLSPIPGFGAWLRGESRVTDSAEIAREKQRLLAQLEGDWASAGERELDQIQRAMLPLGAHYLLNVRRGNGRPVDPVARFHLGNGAQAERLNFLGDRSPKGMRQSYGLMINYRYRLGEIEKNHEAYAENGHIAATPALRKLAQPVSQEVF encoded by the coding sequence ATGAGCAGTAGGGATCCGGTTTTCGGCTGGTGGGATGCTCCTCCGTTTATCGGCGAGCTGATCCAGTCTTTGTCCGGCCGAGGTCGGGCCTTGTTCGGCCTTTCATCGCCGCCGGTGCAGAACCGCGATCTCACCGGCCTTGCCGAAATGATCCTGTCGCGCCGCGGCGAGGTCTCCGGCGCCATTCTTGCCGAAGCCTTCCTCGAAGCCTACCGCCAGGCAAGTGCCCCGGAGCGTGACGCCTTCATGCGCGCGCTGCTGGACCGTTTCGGCCCCGATCGCACGGTCCTGGATGCCGCGGCGGCCGCCTATAACACCGAGCCGAGCGCAGAGAATATTGCTAGGCTGCACGAGGCGGCCGAGCCGCGCCGGCAGGAGCTTTTCCGCCGCATCAATTTCGCCAAGCGCGGCACCGCAACGCTGGTCGAGATGCGCGAGCACCTGATGGACATGTTGGCCAAGGAACCGGCGCTGCAGCCGGTCGACCTCGATTTCTGCCATCTCTTCTCCTCATGGTTCAACCGGGGTTTCCTGATGTTGCGATCGATCGACTGGACCACGCCCGCCAATATCCTGGAGGCGCTGATCCGCTATGAGGCCGTGCACGATATCGACGGCTGGGACGATCTGCGCCGACGGCTGGCGCCGGCCGACCGCCGTTGCTTCGGCTTCTTCCACCCGCAATTGGAGGACGAACCGCTGATCTTCGTCGAGGTGGCGCTGACCGACCACCTGCCGGCTTCGGTCGACGCGCTCCTCGCCCGTGATCGCCAGCCGCTGGAAGTGCAGCAGGCGACGACCGCCGTGTTCTATTCGATTTCCAATTGCCAGCGCGGCCTTGCCGGCATTTCGCTCGGCAACTTCCTGATCAAGCAGGTGGTGAACGACCTGAAGCGCGACCTGCCGCGGCTGGAGAATTTCGTGACGCTCTCTCCCATACCGGGCTTCGGCGCCTGGCTGCGTGGCGAGAGCCGTGTCACCGACAGCGCGGAGATCGCCCGAGAAAAGCAGCGGCTTTTGGCCCAGCTCGAAGGGGATTGGGCATCGGCCGGCGAGCGCGAACTCGACCAGATTCAGCGCGCCATGCTGCCGCTCGGCGCGCATTACCTGCTGAACGTCCGGCGCGGCAACGGTCGGCCGGTCGATCCGGTCGCGCGGTTCCACCTCGGCAACGGCGCCCAGGCCGAGCGCCTCAACTTCCTCGGCGATCGTTCGCCGAAGGGCATGCGCCAGTCCTACGGCCTGATGATCAACTATCGCTACCGGCTCGGCGAGATCGAGAAAAATCACGAGGCTTATGCCGAAAACGGCCATATCGCGGCGACGCCGGCGCTGCGCAAACTGGCCCAACCGGTTTCCCAGGAGGTGTTTTGA
- a CDS encoding glutathione S-transferase, with amino-acid sequence MTQAALTISSKNYSSWSLRGWLLCRMAGLDFEEVLVEMNDDARQELLLLSPSVLVPRLTHDGVNVWDTLAIAEYLNEITPDAGLWPADIADRARCRAVSGEMHSGFHNLRSALPMNLKARHERFKIFSGARPDVERVKAIWTECLEASGGPWLFGANPTVADAMYAPVCSRFRTYAVELEPKLAAYADAVLAWPLMLEWTEGALAEPDEIVELEVEF; translated from the coding sequence ATGACGCAGGCGGCACTGACGATCTCCTCGAAAAATTATTCCTCCTGGTCGCTGCGCGGTTGGCTTCTGTGCCGCATGGCGGGGCTGGATTTCGAGGAAGTGCTGGTGGAGATGAACGACGACGCGCGCCAGGAGCTGCTGCTCCTGTCGCCCTCCGTGCTGGTGCCGCGGTTGACCCATGATGGCGTCAACGTCTGGGATACGCTGGCGATTGCCGAATATCTGAACGAAATCACGCCGGATGCCGGTCTCTGGCCGGCCGACATTGCCGACCGCGCCCGTTGTCGTGCGGTCTCCGGGGAAATGCATTCGGGCTTCCACAACCTTCGCTCGGCCCTGCCGATGAACCTCAAGGCCCGGCACGAACGCTTCAAGATCTTTTCCGGCGCACGGCCGGATGTCGAGCGGGTCAAGGCGATCTGGACCGAATGCCTGGAGGCAAGCGGCGGACCTTGGCTGTTCGGCGCTAATCCGACGGTGGCGGATGCCATGTATGCGCCGGTCTGCAGCCGCTTCCGTACCTATGCGGTCGAGCTTGAACCGAAGCTTGCGGCTTACGCCGACGCTGTCCTCGCCTGGCCTCTGATGCTCGAATGGACCGAAGGGGCGCTTGCGGAACCGGACGAAATCGTCGAGTTGGAAGTGGAATTCTAG